The window CGGATCCATCGATCCGGCACCGGGGGTCAGCGAGTTGATCAGGTTGAAGAAGATGTGGTTGTTGGACTGGTAGCGGGTGACCACCTCCCACGGACCCTTGTTACTGGAAACGACGATCGAGAAGATCTCGTCGTTCCACAACGAGCGGCTGGTCGCCAGCCGGAGGAATCGAGCCAGATGCACCGCCGATGCGGCCAGGAGCACCGTCGCCAACACCACCTCGGGCCAACGTTCACGGGCCAGACCGGTGAACCTGCCCCAAGACCGAGTTGCAGCCTCTGATTCTCCGCTCAACAGCTCACTCGACGGTCAGGAGAACCTGACGTCTCCGTGGCCGCGCACAACCGTCCCGATCTGGGTGGCGAGATGACCATTCGTCCGCAAGACGTCGATAGTGCGGTACGCGTCATCAGCGGAGACCACCACCACCATTCCTACGCCGAGGTTGAACACCTTGCGCATCTCGGCATCGTCGATATCACCGAGACGCTGGATCTCTCCGAAGATGCGTGGGGCTTCCCACGAGCCCGACTGCACCTCTACGTCGACACCCTTGGGCAGGATCCTGGTGAGGTTGCCGGCTAGCCCTCCACCGGTCACGTGGACCACGCCCTTGATCTGAACCTGGCGCAAGAGGGCCAGCACCGCGGGGGCGTAGATGACCGAAGGAACGAGGAGCTCCTCGGCCAAGGTGTGATGTGCTCCCTCGAAGGCGGGGCCATCGAGGGGAAGATCGGCCCTTTCGAGCAGAACCCGACGAGCCAACGAGTACCCATTGGACCGCAAACCGGGCGACGGCAGCGCTATCACCACGTCGCCGGGAGCAACGTGTTCCCCCGTGATCAACTGATCCCGCTCGGCCACGCCCACGGCGAAACCGACGAGATCGAACTCGCCGGGCTCCATGGCGCCTGGGTGCTCGGCCATCTCGCCTCCGATGAGCGCACACCCGGCCTGACGACACCCTTCGGCCACACCTTCGACGAGCTGTTCGATGTGATCGGGGTCGAGCTTGCCCACTGCGATGTAGTCGAGGAAGAAGAGGGGCTCGGCACCCTGGCACACCAGGTCGTCAACGCACATGGCCACCAGGTCGACACCGATCGTGTCGAAGCGTCCAGCAGCCTGAGCCACCAACGCCTTGGTGCCGACGCCATCGGTGGATGAGACCAACACGGGATTACGGAAACGATGGTTGGCGAAGCTGAACAAGCCACCGAAGCCGCCGATGTCGCCGATCACCTCGGGGCGGAAGGTCGAACGCACCTTCTCCTTGATTCGCTGAACGGCTTCTTCGCCGGCCGCTATGTCCACCCCGGAAGACTCATAGGTCTCGCCCATGTAATTGATCCCTCGATCTAGGTCGGTTCAGCCGCCCTGGCGGGCGTCGTCGGCAGGAAGCATGGCCGGAGCGAACAGCCCCGAGGTCACTGGTGCACCGATTCCCGAGGGCGCCTCCGGGGTGGCCTCGAGAACCCCCTTGGACAGCGACACCGGGACCGGCACCGGGTACTCGCCGGTGAAGCAGGCGGCACAGAACCCCGCACCCGGAGCTCCGGTGGACGCCACCAAGCGGTCCAGGGTGATGAACGCCAAGGTGTCGACGTCTAG is drawn from Microthrixaceae bacterium and contains these coding sequences:
- a CDS encoding phosphoribosylformylglycinamidine cyclo-ligase, translated to MGETYESSGVDIAAGEEAVQRIKEKVRSTFRPEVIGDIGGFGGLFSFANHRFRNPVLVSSTDGVGTKALVAQAAGRFDTIGVDLVAMCVDDLVCQGAEPLFFLDYIAVGKLDPDHIEQLVEGVAEGCRQAGCALIGGEMAEHPGAMEPGEFDLVGFAVGVAERDQLITGEHVAPGDVVIALPSPGLRSNGYSLARRVLLERADLPLDGPAFEGAHHTLAEELLVPSVIYAPAVLALLRQVQIKGVVHVTGGGLAGNLTRILPKGVDVEVQSGSWEAPRIFGEIQRLGDIDDAEMRKVFNLGVGMVVVVSADDAYRTIDVLRTNGHLATQIGTVVRGHGDVRFS